TCTCGCCGACGAGCCCGCAGGCGGCCTCTCCTATGGCCAGCAAAAGCTGCTCGACGCCGCCATGGCTTTCATGGGCGGGCCCCGCCTCGTGCTGCTCGACGAGCCCGCAGGCGGTGTCAACCCGTCGATGCTGGCAGACCTTAAGGACCGCCTGGTCGCGATCAACCGCGAGAAGAACGCGACCTTCGTCGTGATCGAGCACAACATGGAATTCGTGATGTCGCTGTGCTCGCGCGTGATGGTGATGGCGGAAGGCAAGGTGCTGGCGATGGGACGGCCCGACGAGGTGCGGAGAAATCCCGCCGTGATCGAAGCCTATCTCGGACATTGAGGACCAGACCATGAGCGACCCGATCCTCTCGGTTCACAATCTCGTCGGCGGCTACGGCAAGATGACCATCCTGAACGGCACGAGCTTCGCCGTGCCGCAGGCGACCATCACCACCATCATCGGCCCGAACGGCGCCGGCAAATCGACGGTGTTCAAGGCGATCTTCGGCCTTCTGAAGCTGCGCGAAGGCAAGATCAGCTTCGCCGGCCGCGACGTCACCAATCTGAGCCAGCGCGCGCTGCTCAATGCCGGCATCTGCTATGTGCCGCAGGGCCGCAACATCTTTCCCGAGCTGTCGGTGCGCCACAACATCGAGCTCGGCGGCGTCGCCGCCGGGAAGGGCCTCGACCTGCCGACGCGGATCGAGGCCGCACTCGACCTGTTTCCCGCGCTGCGCCGCAAGTCGGCGCAGCAGGCCTCGACGCTCTCCGGCGGCGAGCAGAAGCAGCTCGAGATCGCCCGCTCGCTGCTGCTCGATCCAAAGCTCGTGCTGATCGACGAGCCCTCGATCGGCCTGTCGCCGCTGATGGTGCAGCAGACCTTCGACATCCTCAAATCCCTCCGTGACCGCGGCGTCACCATCCTGATGATCGAGCAGAACGCGCGCTCGGCGCTGGAAATCTCCGACATCGGCATCGTGCTCGAGCTCGGCCAGACCCGCATGGTCGACAAGGCCGACCGCATCCTGAACGATCCGCGCATCGGCCAGCTCTTCCTCGGCGGCGCCATGGAGGAGAGTGCGGCATGAGCGCGCAAATGCGCATCGCGGTCGCCGGCGCCGGTCTGATCGGCCGCCGCCATATCGAATTGATCGCGGCATCGAAGGACTGCGTGCTGTCAGGCATTGCCGACCCCTCGCCTGCCGCGAAGGACTATGCGCGGTCGCATGGCGTGCCCTGGCATGTGGATCATCGCGCGCTGCTGGAGCAGGTCAAGCCCGACGGCCTGATCATCGCCTCGCCCAACACGTTGCACCTGCCGATGGCCATCGACTGCGCCGAGGCCGGCGTCCCTGCATTGATCGAAAAGCCGGTGACAGAGACCGTTGCCACCGCGCAGCGCCTCTGCGCTGCGATCAAGCGGACCGGCGTGCCGATGCTGGTCGGCCATCACCGCCGGCACAATCCGATCATCAAGGCTGCGCGCGAGGCCGTGGCGACCGGCAAGCTCGGCCAGCTCACCGCCGTGGTCGGGCTGTGGCTGCTCAAAAAGCCCGACGATTATTTCGACGCGGCGTGGCGGCGCGAGGCGGGCGGCGGCCCGCTGCTGATCAACCTCATCCATGACATCGACAATCTCCGCTTCATCTGCGGCGAGATCACTGAGGTGCAGGCGCTGACCTCGAACAAGATGCGCGGCTTCGCCGTCGAGGACACCGCGGCGCTGCTGCTGCGTTTTGCGAGCGGCGCGCTGGGAACGGTGACCGTGTCGGATGCGACGCCGGCGCCGTGGAGCTGGGAACTCTCCTCGGGCGAGAACGCTGCATACCCCAAGCAGGACCAGCCCTGCTACATCTTCTCCGGCACCAGCGGTTCGCTGTCCGTGCCGAATATGGAGCTGTGGTCATACGCACAGCAGCGCGGCTGGTACGCGCCGCTGTCGCGTAAGACCGTTGCGCCGCCCGCGTTCGATCCGCTGGTCGAGCAGCTCCGGCATTTCTGCGCGGTCATCGCCGGCCGCGAACAGGCGCTGATCACGGCCGAGGACGCGATGGGCACGCTCGCCGTCGTCGAAGCCGTCAGCGAGGCCGCGCGCACGGGCCAGACTATCTCTCCTAGGCGGATCATGGAGCAAGCAGCATGAACAAGCGCTCGATCGCGACCGTCTCTCTCTCAGGTGCCCTGGACGAAAAGCTCCGCGCCATCGCGTCGGCCGGCTTCGACGAGGTCGAGATCTTCGAGAACGACCTGCTGTCGTTCGGCGCCGGCCCGCGCGACATTGCGAAGCTCTGCCGCGATCTCAATCTCAAAATCTGCGCATTCCAGCCGTTCCGCGATTTCGAGGGCATGCCGGAGCCGCAGCGTACGCGCAATTTTGCCCGCGCGATGCGCAAGTTCGATCTGATGCATGAGCTCGGCACCGATCTCTTGCTGATCTGCTCCAACGTCTCGCCCAGCTCGCTCGGCGGCATCGACCGCGCAGCTGATGATTTCCGCGAGCTTGGCGAGCGCGCGGCCAAGCGCGGCTTGCGCGTCGGCTACGAGGCGCTGGCCTGGGGCCGCCACGTCAACGACTACCGCGATGCCTGGGAGATCGTGCGCCGCGCCGATCATCCCGCGATCGGCGTCATCCTCGACAGCTTTCACGCACTGGCGCCGGGCTTTCCCACGCGTGCGATGGCCTCGATCCCCGGCGACAAGATCTTCCTGGTGCAGCTCGCCGACGCACCAAAACTCGAGCTCGACATCCTGTCGTGGAGCCGGCACTTCCGCTCCTTCCCTGGCCAGGGCGACCTGCCGGTCGGTGAGTTCATGAAGGCGATCGCGGCGACCGGCTATGCCGGGCCGCTGTCGCTGGAGATCTTCAACGACCAGTTCCGCGCCGGGTCGGCCGCGCAGACCGCGGTCGACGGCCTGCGTTCGCTGATCCTGCTGGAGGACCAGCTCGCGCCGGATTGGCCGAAGTTTGCCGGCGAGCCGCTGGCGCCGAAGGCCAAGAGCGGCGGCACCGGGTTCATCGAGTTTGCCGTCAACGAAGCCAAAGCGGGAGACCTCGCGCGCCTGTTCTCGCAGCTCGGCTTCCGCAAATCCGGCAAGCATCGCAGCAAGGCGGTGGAGCGCTGGTCGCAGGGCAAGGTCGAACTCGTCATCAATTGCGAGACCGACGGCTTTGCACATTCGCACTATGTCACGCACGGCCCCGGCGTCTGCGCCATCGCGCTCGATGTCGACAATGCCGGCCTTGCCATGCAACGCGCCGAAACGTTGAAGGCGCGGACCTTCTACCAGCCGGTCGGCCCCGGCGAATTGGAGATCCCCGCGATCCACGGCGTCGGCGGCAGCCTGCTGTATTTCCTCGACCAGGCCGGCAAGAACTGGGACACGGATTTCGAGCCGGTGGCGAGCAATGCCGACAAGGACGCCCTGCTCGCCGTCGACCACATCGCGCAGTCGATGCCCTATGACGAGATGCTGTCCTGGCTGTTGTTCTACACCGGCATCCTCGACCTCGAGCGCCTGCCGCAGATGGAGATCGCCGACCCCAGAGGCCTCGTGCAAAGCCAGGCTATCATCAACGCCGACCAGAGCTTGCGCTTTGTCCTCAATGGCTCCTCCGCCAACCGCACCCTGCCGGCGCGCTTCATCTCGGAATTCTTCGGCTCAGGCGTGCAGCATGTCGCGTTCTCCTGCAACGACATCTTCGCGACGGTGGCGGAGATGCGCAAGCGCGGCGCGGATTTCCTGGATATCCCCGACAACTATTACGACGACATCGAAGCCAAATACGACCTCGCCCCCGAGCTGATGGCGCAGCTGCGCGCCAATCACATCCTCTACGACCGCGAGGGCGACGGCGAGTTCTTCCAGGTCTACACGCACATCTTTGATGAGCGGTTCTTCTTCGAGATCGTCGAGCGGAGAAGCTATCAGGGCTTTGGCGCGGCCAATGCCGGCATCAGGCTGGCGGCACAGGCGCGCGAGGTGCGGCCCGCCAGCATGCCGAGGGTGTAGTAACCCTCTCCCCTCACCCTGACCCTCTCCCCGCAAGCGGGGAGAGGGGAAGAGCGAAGCTCACTTCATCTTGCACTTGTCGTGGAAACGATCCTGGTCGTTCTCCACGATGGTGGCGACGGTCTTCAGCGCGAGCTGGCCGTCGGCATCCTTCACCACGTCCTGGAGGTAGAAGCTCTGCACCGGGATGTGGTTGTTGCCGTATTTGAACGCGCCGCGCAGCGACTTGAAGTTGGCCTTCTCCATCTCGGCCTTCATCGCGTCCTTCTTGCTGGTGTCGCCCTTCACCGCGACGACCGCGCTGTTGATGAGCTGCGCCGCATCATAGGCCTGCGCGCCGTAATAGGTCGGGCGGAGGCCGGCGTACTTCTTGCGGTAGTCCGCGACGAAGCGCTTGTTCTGCTCGTTGGGGAGGTCGTTGACCCATTCCTGCGCGCCGGGAACGCCGAGCGCGTTCTCCTTCTGCAGTGGCAGCGACAGCTCGTCCACCGTGAACGCCGTATAGAGCGGCATCGTGCTCTTCAGGCCGGCCTGCGCATATTGGTTGAGAAACTGCACGCCGGCGGCGCCGGGATAGAACACGAAGATCGACTCCGCGCCCGAAGCGCGCGCCTTGGAGAGCTCGGCGGAGAAATCGAGCTGGCTCGGCCAGACCGTGTATTCCTCGCCCTTGATCTCGCCCTTGAAGGTGCTCTTCACGCCGGCGAGCATGTCCTTGCCGGCCGCGTAGTTCGGCCCGATCAGGAACACGCTCTTGACGCCCTTCTGGTTCATGTAGACGCCCATCGCTTGCGGCGTCTGGTCGTTCTGCCAGGAGGTCGAGAACACGTAAGGCGAGCAGAGTTCGCCGGCGAGCTGCGACGGGCCGGCGTTGGCCGAGATCAGGAAGGTCTGCGAATCGACGGCGGTCTTCAGCGAGGCCAAAAGCACGTTCGACCAGATGTAGCCGACGATGAAATCGACCTTGTCGGACTGCACCAGCTTCTCGGTCTTCTGCTTGCCGACGTCAGGCTTCTGGCCGTCGTCCTCGTAGATCACCTCGACCGGCTTGCCGTCCATCTTGCGCCCGAGGTGATCGAGCGCGAGCTCGAACGAGTTGCGCATGTCGTTGCCGATCACGGCGGTCGGGCCGCTGAAGGTCGAAACGAAACCGATCTTGATGGTGTCGCCGGCGAATGCCGGGCTCGCCAGCACCAGCGCCGCTGCGCCCGCCAGCCAGAATGCCGTCCTCATAACCACTCCCCTCCTTATTATTGATCCCGGAAACGGGGTGATCGCCGCCCCGGGTCTGTCGCTATTGAACGCAAAATCCGTCGCGTCGCCAATGGCTCAGCGGCCGCCTCTGCACCATATTTCGCCCTAATCGGGGATGGCAAGAAATATAATTCTACTCACTTCGGTTGAGCCTACGGCGGTTTTTCGCGGCCGATCGATACATCCGGCCTATGCGGCGATTGATGACGGCTATTGGACTATGGCGGCGAAAGCGCACTTACATGAAGGAGAGCAGCAGCGAGATTCGAGGGTGCATCATGGCCGCCAATCCCCACCGCGTCGTCATCGTCGGAGCCGGCTTCGGCGGACTGGAGACGACCTACCGGCTTGCGGGCGCGCCGGTCGAGATCACGTTGATCGACCGCCGCAACCATCATCTGTTCCAGCCGCTGCTCTACCAGGTCGCGACCGCTTCGCTCGCGACCAGCGAGATCGCGTGGCCGATCCGGCACCTGATGCGTGACCGGCCCGAGGTGACGACGCTGTTCGCGACCGTGAGCGGCGTCGATGCGGGTAGGCGCTGCGTGCTGATCGACGACGGCAGCGAGGTGCCCTACGACACGCTGGTGCTCGCGACCGGCGCTCGGCACGCCTATTTCGGCCATGACGAGTGGGAGACATGGGCGCCGGGCCTGAAGACGCTGGAGGACGGCACCACGCTGCGCCGTCACATCCTGGTGGCGTTCGAGCGCGCCGAGCGCGAGACCGATCCGGCGAAGCGCGCGGCGCGGCTGACCTTTGTAATCGTCGGCGCCGGCCCGACCGGCGTCGAGCTTGCCGGCACCATCGCCGAGATGGCGCATCACACTCTGCCCGGCGATTTCCGCAACATCGACACGACCAAGGCGCGCGTCGTGCTGATCGAGGCCGGCCCGCGCGTGCTTGCGGGCTTTGCGGACGACCTCTCGGCCTACGCGCAGGCGTCGCTGGAGAAGATCGGCGTCGAGGTTGTGCTGGGGCAGGCTGTGACTGAGATCGACCGCGACGGTGTCGTGTTCGGCGGACAGCGATTGAATGCGAAAACAAGGATCTGGGCCGCCGGCGTGCGCGCTTCGCCTGCCGCCGAATGGCTGGGCGCACCAAGCGACCGCGCCGGGCGCGTGCAGGTCGAGGACGACCTGACGATACCCGGCCATCCCGAAATCTTTGCGATCGGCGACACCGTCAGCATCAATGCCTGGGAGGGCAAGCCGGTGCCCGGCATCGCGCCGGCAGCGAAGCAGCAGGGCCGTCACGTCGCCGAGACCATCAAGGCGCGGCTGCGCGGCGAGAAGCCGGGCCCGTTCCGCTACAAGCACGCCGGCAGCCTCGCCCAGATCGGCAAGCGGCTCGCGGTGATCGATTTCGGCAAGGTCAAGCTGCGTGGCACCATCGCGTGGTGGATCTGGGGCATCGCCCACATCTACTTCCTGATCGGCCTGCGCCACCGCCTCAGCGTCGCGCTGAGCTGGCTGTGGATCTACGCGCGCGACCAGCGCGCGGCGCGGCTGATCACGCAGGGGTCAAGCAAGGTGGTGGGGTGACTCTTCCCTTCTCCCCTTGTGGGAGAAGGTGGCGCGAAGCGCCGGATGAGGGGTTCTCTCAACTTGAGAGATCATCCGTGAGGAGAGAACCCCTCACCCGGCTTCGCTTCGCGAAGCCACCCTCTCCCACAAGGGGAGAGGGTGCAATTGCGCGCTTGGCTACATTCACTTCACCAACTCACACCCGCCCTCCGCCAGCGGGCGGAAGGCCTGGTCGGCGGGAATCGTCGAGACTAGCTTGTAATAGTCGTACGGATATTTCGACTCCTCCGGCTTCTTCACCTCGAACAGGTACATGGGATGCACGACGCGGCCGTCCTGGCGGATCGTGGTATCGCCGAACAGCTTGTCCTTGCCCCTGAACTTCTTCATCTCGGGCACCACGTCCTTGGCGTTGTCGCTGCCGGTCGCCGCGACCGCATTGAGAAAAGCGAGCGTGGAGGCATAGACGCCGGCCTGGTTACCGCTCGGCATCTTGCCGTTCATGCCGGGCCGCGCGGCGAAGCGTTTTGCGAAAGCGCGGGTGTCCTCGTTCATGTCCCAGTAGAAAGCTTCCATGAGCTGGAGCCCTTGCGCGACCTTGATGCCCATGCCGTGGATGTCGTTGATGAAGAGCAGGAAGGCGACGAGCTTCTGCCCGCTTTGCTGAATCCCGAACTCGGCGGCCTGCTTTACTGCGTTGATGGTGTCGCCGCCGGCATTGGCAAGGCCGATCACCTGCGCCTTCGAGCCCTGCGCCTGCAACAGGAAGGAGGCGAAGTCGGATGTGCCGAGCGGATGCTTTGACGAGCCGAGCACCTTGCCGCCGTGGCCCTCTATATACTTTTGCGCTTCTGCCT
This is a stretch of genomic DNA from Bradyrhizobium sp. CB2312. It encodes these proteins:
- a CDS encoding ABC transporter substrate-binding protein codes for the protein MKNLKWTLALAASLMGGAASAEISDNVVRVGVLNDISGIFQDTNGMGSVEAARMAAEDFNGGGKGIKVEIVYADHQNKADVGNAIARKWLDVEGVDAIVDVPNSAVGLSINTLLRDSRMTFLASSTASSDLTGKACSPNTIQWVNDAWATGNTTAAAMMSRGGKDWYFLTVDYALGKGIEAEAQKYIEGHGGKVLGSSKHPLGTSDFASFLLQAQGSKAQVIGLANAGGDTINAVKQAAEFGIQQSGQKLVAFLLFINDIHGMGIKVAQGLQLMEAFYWDMNEDTRAFAKRFAARPGMNGKMPSGNQAGVYASTLAFLNAVAATGSDNAKDVVPEMKKFRGKDKLFGDTTIRQDGRVVHPMYLFEVKKPEESKYPYDYYKLVSTIPADQAFRPLAEGGCELVK
- a CDS encoding ABC transporter ATP-binding protein; the encoded protein is MSDPILSVHNLVGGYGKMTILNGTSFAVPQATITTIIGPNGAGKSTVFKAIFGLLKLREGKISFAGRDVTNLSQRALLNAGICYVPQGRNIFPELSVRHNIELGGVAAGKGLDLPTRIEAALDLFPALRRKSAQQASTLSGGEQKQLEIARSLLLDPKLVLIDEPSIGLSPLMVQQTFDILKSLRDRGVTILMIEQNARSALEISDIGIVLELGQTRMVDKADRILNDPRIGQLFLGGAMEESAA
- a CDS encoding NAD(P)/FAD-dependent oxidoreductase yields the protein MAANPHRVVIVGAGFGGLETTYRLAGAPVEITLIDRRNHHLFQPLLYQVATASLATSEIAWPIRHLMRDRPEVTTLFATVSGVDAGRRCVLIDDGSEVPYDTLVLATGARHAYFGHDEWETWAPGLKTLEDGTTLRRHILVAFERAERETDPAKRAARLTFVIVGAGPTGVELAGTIAEMAHHTLPGDFRNIDTTKARVVLIEAGPRVLAGFADDLSAYAQASLEKIGVEVVLGQAVTEIDRDGVVFGGQRLNAKTRIWAAGVRASPAAEWLGAPSDRAGRVQVEDDLTIPGHPEIFAIGDTVSINAWEGKPVPGIAPAAKQQGRHVAETIKARLRGEKPGPFRYKHAGSLAQIGKRLAVIDFGKVKLRGTIAWWIWGIAHIYFLIGLRHRLSVALSWLWIYARDQRAARLITQGSSKVVG
- a CDS encoding ABC transporter substrate-binding protein, which produces MRTAFWLAGAAALVLASPAFAGDTIKIGFVSTFSGPTAVIGNDMRNSFELALDHLGRKMDGKPVEVIYEDDGQKPDVGKQKTEKLVQSDKVDFIVGYIWSNVLLASLKTAVDSQTFLISANAGPSQLAGELCSPYVFSTSWQNDQTPQAMGVYMNQKGVKSVFLIGPNYAAGKDMLAGVKSTFKGEIKGEEYTVWPSQLDFSAELSKARASGAESIFVFYPGAAGVQFLNQYAQAGLKSTMPLYTAFTVDELSLPLQKENALGVPGAQEWVNDLPNEQNKRFVADYRKKYAGLRPTYYGAQAYDAAQLINSAVVAVKGDTSKKDAMKAEMEKANFKSLRGAFKYGNNHIPVQSFYLQDVVKDADGQLALKTVATIVENDQDRFHDKCKMK
- a CDS encoding Gfo/Idh/MocA family oxidoreductase, producing MSAQMRIAVAGAGLIGRRHIELIAASKDCVLSGIADPSPAAKDYARSHGVPWHVDHRALLEQVKPDGLIIASPNTLHLPMAIDCAEAGVPALIEKPVTETVATAQRLCAAIKRTGVPMLVGHHRRHNPIIKAAREAVATGKLGQLTAVVGLWLLKKPDDYFDAAWRREAGGGPLLINLIHDIDNLRFICGEITEVQALTSNKMRGFAVEDTAALLLRFASGALGTVTVSDATPAPWSWELSSGENAAYPKQDQPCYIFSGTSGSLSVPNMELWSYAQQRGWYAPLSRKTVAPPAFDPLVEQLRHFCAVIAGREQALITAEDAMGTLAVVEAVSEAARTGQTISPRRIMEQAA
- a CDS encoding sugar phosphate isomerase/epimerase and 4-hydroxyphenylpyruvate domain-containing protein codes for the protein MNKRSIATVSLSGALDEKLRAIASAGFDEVEIFENDLLSFGAGPRDIAKLCRDLNLKICAFQPFRDFEGMPEPQRTRNFARAMRKFDLMHELGTDLLLICSNVSPSSLGGIDRAADDFRELGERAAKRGLRVGYEALAWGRHVNDYRDAWEIVRRADHPAIGVILDSFHALAPGFPTRAMASIPGDKIFLVQLADAPKLELDILSWSRHFRSFPGQGDLPVGEFMKAIAATGYAGPLSLEIFNDQFRAGSAAQTAVDGLRSLILLEDQLAPDWPKFAGEPLAPKAKSGGTGFIEFAVNEAKAGDLARLFSQLGFRKSGKHRSKAVERWSQGKVELVINCETDGFAHSHYVTHGPGVCAIALDVDNAGLAMQRAETLKARTFYQPVGPGELEIPAIHGVGGSLLYFLDQAGKNWDTDFEPVASNADKDALLAVDHIAQSMPYDEMLSWLLFYTGILDLERLPQMEIADPRGLVQSQAIINADQSLRFVLNGSSANRTLPARFISEFFGSGVQHVAFSCNDIFATVAEMRKRGADFLDIPDNYYDDIEAKYDLAPELMAQLRANHILYDREGDGEFFQVYTHIFDERFFFEIVERRSYQGFGAANAGIRLAAQAREVRPASMPRV